A window of the Gossypium hirsutum isolate 1008001.06 chromosome A03, Gossypium_hirsutum_v2.1, whole genome shotgun sequence genome harbors these coding sequences:
- the LOC121220072 gene encoding cytochrome P450 71AP13 produces MASLQWLLQLSSSPFLLFASTLLLLKLLFNQNSTKTKPNLPPCPPKLPIIGNLHQLGTMPHLSLRRLSNKFGPVIYLQLGQIPTVVVSSAKLAKQVMKTHDLALSNRPPIFSAKLLFYDCTDIAFAPYGAYWRHVRKLCILELLSAKRVQSFSFVREEEVARLVRRVSESSYPATVNLSKLLGFYANDNLCRVALGRGFSHGRDYDRHGFQKMLEEY; encoded by the coding sequence ATGGCTTCTCTTCAATGGCTGCTGCAACTGAGCTCCAGTCCCTTCTTGCTCTTTGCCTCAACCCTCCTTCTCCTTAAACTTCTTTTCAACCAAAACTCCACCAAAACAAAACCCAATCTTCCACCATGCCCTCCCAAGTTACCCATCATCGGCAACCTCCACCAGCTCGGTACCATGCCTCATCTCTCACTCCGTCGCCTGTCCAACAAGTTCGGCCCAGTAATTTACTTACAGCTGGGTCAGATCCCCACCGTGGTGGTTTCATCAGCTAAACTGGCCAAACAAGTGATGAAAACTCACGACCTCGCACTTTCCAATCGCCCACCCATCTTCTCGGCTAAACTTTTGTTCTATGATTGCACTGATATTGCCTTCGCCCCTTACGGTGCTTATTGGAGACATGTTCGGAAACTCTGCATCCTTGAACTGTTGAGTGCTAAACGAGTTCAATCATTTAGCTTTGTCAGGGAAGAAGAGGTTGCTCGATTGGTTCGTAGAGTTTCAGAATCTTCTTATCCTGCTACTGTAAATCTAAGCAAGTTGTTGGGTTTCTACGCCAACGATAATCTTTGTCGAGTTGCTTTGGGAAGAGGTTTCTCACATGGTAGAGACTATGATCGCCATGGATTCCAAAAGATGCTTGAAGAGTATTAA
- the LOC107887282 gene encoding cytochrome P450 71AP13, which produces MEFIHCLTGLKSKLQSTFQRFDRFFDEVIAEHLDPDRHKEEHSKDLLDVLLDIQKSESNEINLTMDNVKAIMLDMFAAGTDTTFITLDWAMTELIMNPKVLEKAQAEIRKVVGDRRVVLETDLPHLDYMKAVIKETWRLHPPAPVLLPRESMEDVTIDRFDIPTKTRIFVSVWAIGRDPESWENPECFAPERFVHSSIDFKGQNFELIPFGAGRRSCPVITFGTVSVELALAQLLYSFDWELQSGTEAKDLDLTENFGITMHKIAPLMVIAKPLFP; this is translated from the exons ATGGAGTTCATCCATTGCTTAACGGGTTTGAAATCGAAACTCCAGAGCACGTTCCAACGCTTCGATCGGTTCTTCGACGAGGTGATAGCCGAACACCTTGATCCGGACAGACATAAAGAGGAACATAGTAAGGACTTGTTGGATGTTTTGCTGGACATACAGAAAAGTGAATCTAATGAGATCAACCTCACCATGGACAATGTTAAGGCCATCATGTTG GACATGTTTGCTGCTGGAACCGATACGACATTCATAACTCTTGATTGGGCAATGACAGAACTTATCATGAATCCGAAAGTACTCGAAAAAGCTCAAGCCGAAATCCGGAAAGTTGTAGGGGATAGAAGAGTCGTCTTAGAAACTGATCTGCCTCACCTTGATTACATGAAAGCTGTCATCAAAGAGACCTGGCGATTACATCCTCCGGCACCGGTCTTACTCCCTAGAGAATCCATGGAAGACGTTACGATCGACCGGTTCGATATTCCGACCAAAACACGGATTTTCGTCAGTGTATGGGCAATAGGAAGAGATCCAGAATCATGGGAAAATCCAGAATGTTTTGCACCAGAAAGGTTCGTACATAGTTCAATTGACTTCAAGGGGCAAAATTTCGAGTTGATACCCTTTGGAGCTGGTCGAAGAAGCTGTCCTGTTATTACATTTGGCACAGTGAGTGTTGAGTTGGCACTGGCTCAGCTGCTTTATAGCTTTGATTGGGAGCTTCAATCAGGTACTGAAGCTAAAGATTTGGATCTTACAGAGAACTTTGGCATCACAATGCATAAGATTGCTCCTCTCATGGTTATTGCTAAACCACTTTTCCCTTAG